One Gopherus evgoodei ecotype Sinaloan lineage chromosome 1, rGopEvg1_v1.p, whole genome shotgun sequence genomic window, TGCTCTCAGTTTCGTATTGGCGATGACCCATTTTGCATCTAACTTGTAAAAAGACTGCTACCAAAGCTCGCCCCGCTTTGTGGCTCACCTTGTCTGGAGCATCTTCGTGGACTGCATGGCCACACTGAGGGAGGACTTGCATCTGGAACTTTCCTGCAGACCAAACAGTGCAGCTGCTTTTAGAGTGAACGTATCTCTGCCTGGCAATGACTCCGGCATGAGTTACATGCGACTGCAGAAGCCAACTCACTATAAAGACTAAGGGCAGGGACTGAACTTGTTAAGGTGCAGAAATATTCTGCGCTTTTATGGACATTTCTACTAGAGATCTCAAACTCTTTACAAGTTACGCTCACTGTCGTATCTAGCTGAGGAGGACTCGGGAAGCTACATTTGACACCAGATGTCAAACAGCAGCATATGTAGAATACAAAACTTCTGCAGGAGGCAAGAACTTGCCTTCTTTCTTGTGCAGGAGCTCTGAATTAACTAAAACCATGTTCATTCACTATCTTCCTAATCCCTGATTCCCCGAGAGCTTCGTATTAAATGCCGTCCCATCTTCCTGACATGAATGTAGCTGTCAGACCTACCACACCAGGACCTTTATCCAACCATCCATTTTCTCTTCCAATATCCGATTTCCAAAGAAATCAGTGATGGGGACCGGACGGAGAAAGGTGCTAATGTAACATTATTAGaggttgttgtagctgtgtcggtcccaggacaTTATACAGATAAAGGATGAgagaatctcttttattggaccaacttctgttggagagacacaagcttttgtgcttacacaaaactcttcttcaggtcataagctcaaaagtttgtctctctcaccaacacaagctGGTCcagtacaagatattacctcccctgcTACATGTCTCAAGCATTATTAGAAGTCTGCCTGCATGAAAGAGAGAGATTGTTTCAGGTGGCACCAGGTGGTGCAACTAGGCACAACGGGatggaattaaaagaaaaaacagactgaaaatcaggaaaagcttcctaatggCAAGACTGAAAATCACTGAATGATCCCCACGAGACATGACAAAGCCCCATCACTTGAATATTTAATACCAGTCTGAACAAAAGCACTACCACAGCCCTGCATTAGCACCAGGGTGACTGGCAAGATCTAATAACTCTTCCAGCTTCCATTAGAGAGAATCATAGCCAAGGGATCACACTGTTACTCTGGGGATTAACTACATTCTTTAATATTTGTTTGTCTCAATATAGATTGCCCTGGGTAGGACCATTTCAGCCTTCTTCTCCAGCTCTCTTTCACTCTCTGCAATATAAACTATCCCCTGAAAGAGCATTATAGCTAGCAGTATTAAATATTTACCTTGCATCTGTCCAATTGTTAGATCTTTATCCAGCCTGTCAACACCTGGAATAAAGCAAACAGATGAGTTAGGGAGAAGCCAGGGAGAGAGTGTCTAGTCAGGTCCTGCTAAGACTTTGCAAGAGATGTTTGGTGTGAAAAATGGAATAGAAACAGCATCTCAACACCTACTAGGCTGTTTCCCTCCTGCAAATCAGGAGGATACAGTGACAGGAGAGGATCACTGCCAAAAACTTGAAAGAACATTCATGCATCCATCCTCCTAGACATCTTTAAATGGCACTATGGGAGACTCAGTGTTCCCTATCACAGGGGACTGGAGGGCGATAGGGATTGGTCTTGGACTACTGATCCTTTCACCTTCAGGTCAcgagttcaaatccagcccagagctgcagtAACTAAGTGATTAGCCCTGTGGGTTGGCTTGAGTCTCAATCCTACAATTGAAACACCTGTCAGACAGCTGAGACAATGTCACAATACACATATCTAATCCCACAATTCCCATGTGCATGTTgcagaggaggaaatggaggcagagagactAACTGACTTTCCCAGTCTCTCAAAGTACATAGAAGGGCCAGGATAGAAGCCAGACCTATTATGCCCAGACCACTATCTTACCTTCCCTCCTCTAAAATACAGGCTGAATGTTATCCAAGTGAACGACCACTCTAACTAGGGAGAAAAAGGAAACACCTACCTGCTAAAAGCAGCAGCTTTGGAGTAGAACAACTGAGGAAGAGGTTAGATAAGCCCCTGAACCACCCATCCCAGTACTTTTCTGTTTTCGACAGTTCGATTCGCCATGTATACAGATGTTCTTTCTTTGTCTACAAGGGGACAAAGAGCTCAGCGTTAGTATTCAACTGAAACAATGAGTGTGGAATAAACTCAGCGAAGCGCGACTTGGAAGATAAAGTAAATGCACAGAGTCAAATGCTGACGTGACTCTAATGTCAGTTTGTCCCCCATACGTGGCCCTAACTAGGCATCCTTGCTTGACAGACTGGATTATCTGCTCAATCCTAACCGTGCTCAATCCATGTCACAGTAAATTAATGGATCTGCACATGCTATACCTGGTGTGCTGAGCAAGAGACACTTTCAATTTCCAGGACTGTCAATCTGCCATCTTTCACTGGAACtaaaaattcacacacaaaaacaccTGGACCTGTTGTCCTTCAGCAAAGCCTGGGCAAGATACAGTTTTGCAGCATCATGCACTAATAGCTTTACTTGTGGGACTACGACTGTTAGGTCACATGGTCTATATCACCCAGCAGAAACTGATGAGCCTTTATAATATGATGAAATAGAGTCAGGACCCAGCACACAGCAACTTACTGGGCAGGACAGTAGTTCTCTTCTAGACCATGTACAATGGCCAAGTTCATGAACATCTAGAAAATCTTTCAAGTGGTAACTCATGATGCACCCAGCAGTCTGAGACTGAGGCCTAAACTCAGGCCTGGGCTAAGCAATGAGGTCACAGGAGTAACTCCTGTTTACACTAAGGCCCTGAATGAGAGTTGCACAACTGCTCACTATTCCTTCTTTGGAGAACTTTTACATGCTGTCTCATAGGCACCTAGCTCCACGGAAGCATCTCCTTTGCTGGCTGCACGGTTGCCTTCTTGCTCCCTGGAGATCTCCAGATACCCTAGAGATGGAGACTAGTGAAGACATTAGTTCCAGCAGAACACAGTGAAACTCCCCACCTCTGTAtcatcttctttcttccttttgttaagAGATCCTCTTCCTTCATagtcttcttcctcttcctcctcctcctcctcctcctcaataaTCCCTTCCACTATAGCTTTAGGGACCTCAGGACTAGCAGCATCTTCACACCTGGTAAAAATAGGACTGGAAATTGATTCCTTTTCCGTTGTGAAAAGGAACATCTTAATGATTCTAGGAGAGATCGCCTGCATCTAAAGGATAGAATTGGCTCTCAGACTCTACCACATcaaggagaaagaaaggaaaaatccaGGTCAAACGAGCAAAATTAGTTTTTTTATGACAATACTGAAATATAAACAATAGAAATACCTGATGCTGCTGGCAAGCATCATGGTGTTGTACAGGATTACAATGCAATAGAGAGATTACTTTCATCACCACCACCTTTGGAGTGCAATGGAGAGCTATTTAACAATGcacagcagcaggagcacagcaagtgaaaaatatTATATTCAGCTGAATTGGCAGGAGGAATTTAGAGGCCAAATTTCTGAAGGGGCATCCAGCTAGTCTACTGGTGTGAGCACATCTTGAATGGGCCATTGCACACCTATTATTTTGCACTCTCACTTGCATGTGCAAATGGTTTTTgcaaaggaaattttttttttatccctggTGGGTAATTACTTTCTACCCCAGTGAAATTTGGACTGACATTCCTAACCCTAGGAACCTGGATGGTTGTATATTGTTTAGTACTACTCTCCTCACCCACTGTGGTCAGCCTTGGCAGGTGAGTAAAAGAAGGAGCGGATATCTGCTAGAAGattgatttgattttttcttttaagttcgCTTATGCTCTGTTACCAATTTGGaatcttaaaacatttaagaaagttttagaaaacaaaacctaCTGTTTGACTTGGCCAACCATAGAAACTCTGGCCGATTCAAGATTTCTTATCTGTCCACTTTTTAcactagaaaaaaaaaggggaaagggGGGAATCAAAATGGTTAAACATCAAGGGTCAACTGGGTACATTAATTAGTATCATTCAATATTTAACAGGTCCAGTAATAATAGGAGCACTCCCAAGTTCACCCCTGCGAGCACTCACCTTGAATACAGAGATGTGGCATACAAACACTGGAGTTCCCAGCATGCTATGATTATCGAGATGTTTATATGGCTCTCACATCACTGTGATAGGAGTGTCTCAAACATTAATGACTATCTTCACAATGCCCTTGCAGGGCAGTGGAGTATAATACCGGCTGCAGATGTGGGAATTGCATTGGTAGTCAGGAATAGAACTTGAGTCTCTGGCGCTCCAACCCAATGCCTTAACCACCAGACCACCCTTCCTCCAAGATCAATCACAGAATTAACAATACAAGGAAGAGAGTTTTGAAGAGAACACAAACTTGCCCATTACCTCCACTCAATTGCATTCTCAATTGACTTGAATGTTTTGGGACGACTCCGTAAGAAATTCTGCATGCTGTTCAGTGCATCCATGGCTGTgcctaaaaacaaaatgttttgacttaaaCGAACCCAACATCTGACAACATCCTTCCCAACGGTTCTCAAAGATCTTGATATATAACAGTGAACTGTGTGAGGGGGAGAACTGAGGCAAATTTCAGGATTTAAGATAAGTTGATTAACAGAGTTATAGTCGTGAACGATACACAGCTGCTCCAAACCAGCTTTCACATAGTTTTTCCAAAAACCGGTTTCCAGGTCAGCAAATTTGTAAGTTCTTTGCTTCCCTCATCCACATCATTAACAATCTTACAAGTTTTCCATCGTTACAATAAATCTATCCACAAAACCTCCATTAGCTGTAATAGTATCAGGGCTTGTATAGTTTTGTACGCCGCTGCCATTAGAGGGTTAACATGTCATATTTGAACAGGTCTGATATTTTAGGCAGCAGAGAGCAGCGGTGATACTATACGGTTCTGTAAGACACTCCCCACCGATCGTGGTCTTGGTTATAAGAATGGGTGTCGCACTGCAATCATGataaacaaaatcaaatggaaaagTCCAGCtaggaaaaccaaaacaaaagcccAAGGTTAAGTTTACTATACTATACGATAGCTGGCATATCCATTAGAGAGAAGAGAAACCTCCATACTGTTAACACAATTGAGAAAGACCTCCCAGGCCCAACAAAGTTaataggggaggagagaggaagaatatgacattaaaaaaacaaaacaaaacaaaaacaacccaccacTTACCTTCCACGACATCAATCATGCAAAGACCCAATAAACTGGGTACCAAATTGGATGCTGCTGTGTGCACTGCAATGGCCCCACCCATACTGTGCCCAATCAGCATGATTGGAGGTGGGAGGTCCCCGTACATAGCTTCAACCACGTTTCCAACATCTCTGGCAAATGAAGACAGACAGAAGGTTGGCATCCTTCCCCAATGCGTTTCTGAAGCAGATTTGTAAAAACGCATTGGCAGGGGAATGGAAAAGTTCAATATGCAAAatgttctctgaaccctctgcttttatttcctactCTTCCCGAATACTGAGTTTCTTTGCACACTTGCCTTTTAAGTTAAATCATCTGCCCCAATGGTAATAGATATGGAAGTCCATTCTCTTATCAGTGGCCAGGGATTCAGGAAAGCcctcaaagcacatgcttaacatcaaacaagtgctttcctgaatcagggatATAAGAATGTCATCCCCATTTCCGTTAACAGGAAATCCGTCTAAAGTGGGAGACTAGACCACCCTGCCCCAGGTCTGTGGAGCACAAAAGGAACTACAGGTCAGGTGAGAGAACTAATCAATTCTCCTGCAGGACAGAATAAACTGGGGTCAGGAGACATCAgggagggaggaatagctcagtggtttgagcattggcctcctaaatccagcgttgtaaattcaatccttgagggggaccacttagggatctgggacaaaaatcagtacttggtcctgctagtgaaggcaggggcctggatTCGATAatttttcaaggtcccttccagttctaggaaataaataataattggaaataaaactattattattactgCATTCTCAACCCTAATCAATGAGAACCTAAACAAACCCCAGCCACCAGGATTACAAGAGGCTGGGCAAGTAGAACAGAAgcaaaatgttctctctctctctctggaagggaagctctttggggaagggacattATGGACTGGTATGAAGACAAAGCACCAAGCATATTGTTATATTCAAGTTCTTAGAACACACTTGGCACTGCAGTACCTCAGCACCTTTTCAAAAAAGAGGATAGTAAGTAGTTTAAGGGACACaacttaacaaaaataaaaattatatcattatatatatacacacacacaccacacacatgcTTTCTTGGCTGTAACAATTCACCATACGCGTTGGAAATGAGAGACGggatgatgattacctgttctgttcattccctttggagcACCAGGGAAAaggcagaatactgggctagagaaacctttggtctgacctggtatagctgttcttatgtgttGGAAACACAAAGAGCATTATGCCTAGTGCATgacagtcacacagcaagtctgacTAGCTTTTTTTCTCTGTCTGAGCTGAGAGACTAGAAAAACAGGCACACACATAGCATCGGTGgtgaagaataatttaaaaaggtACTAACAGGTAAGAAAAttaaatatctgattttttttaaactgtttcctTTGAAAATGCAGGAGGATTTATGAATTTGACAAGTTAGTGACAGTTTAGTGCTCCAGTTTAAAGACAAACTGGAAATAGCTTTAGAATCTATCATTAGGAGGGCAGGAAGGTTTACAATGAAAGGCTGCCTATTTGTTTGGTCCCATATTAGCGCTGCTCCAGATCTGTAAAACGATCATTGCATATGGCAGCTCCTCAGGACACCTACATGCACATTAGGAGCTGACGGGATGTGAGAAGCAGCAATCAGGTGCACAATAAGCCAAAATCTATTTCACAGATGGCCTCCCTGGAACAAACCAAGTGGGTCTGTTAGTATGAAGGACTTTGTAACCTTCAGGAGAATCTCTCTGCACTAAATGTGGGTATTATATAGTATTTTTAGTGGAAGGTAATTGCTTCCCTCACAGCTTGTCACAAAAGAAGGGTTTGCACTCAGAAGCAGGTCATTGCAATTTGAATAAGCAGCTCTCACCATGCCTGAAAGTCTCATTCTATGTAGGACGCATTTTCTCAACATAGTGGTTCCAAACCGGGCAAGAGTCACACTCAACCTTCCCCCAAGGGTGAAGGACCGGTATGGAAAAGGAATCTTTCAAGGGAAAGAAAACTGACCCACATCAGGATGGATAAGTAGTGTTACTTGAAATACAGGCTGAAATAATAATGGAAAGGGGTTTTCCCCACATTTAAGCCAGACACAGTGCACCCAGATACTACCGTGAGTAGAGTAATACAAGAACCAGACCCTGAGCTAGTGTAAATCACTGTGGCTTCAGTGGAGATGCACCAATTTACTCCAGCTTTGGATCTGACCCTAAAATGTGTGTATTGTGACCTCTTCCAGGAACAATGaataaaggaaaatataaatAACTTTTGGGCATAGGTGTtggtgggtaaaaaaacccacttcttcagatgcagggaGTTCTCCTCCAtgcttctgaagaagtggggATTTTAtaacccaggaaagcttatgcccaaataaatctgttagcctttaaggttccaccggactcctcattgtttttgtggatacagactaacacggctactcctctgataaatAACTCTCTCCCTGACAAAATTGGTAAGCTTTTGAGCAGAGAAGGCGAATGGAAAGTTGAGAAGACAGGGTTGGAGGCAAGAGAGACGATCAGGAGAAGCAAGGGTAGAATGAAGGAAGTCTAGATGCCTGCTGTTCTTTTCTCAGAGGCATTTCAAAGCAAAGGAATGACTCCACAGGAAGGTCAAGGCTGGGGGCTTAGAACTGACAGTCATGGGAAAGGGAAGCACAGGCTGAAGTGCAGTggagaaggcagagctggggatggagacAGTCACAGGGGAGTAAGGTTTgtgtgggaggtgctgggcaaGGGGAGAAATCACACTTTCGCTTCCATCTTTACAAACATCCAATACTAAGAAATACTGCAAATTCCACATTCAGGATGAAAAAAATTACAtcccccccaaaaatcatgacattCCAGAAGATCAGTGCATTCCAGCATTGTTAAAACTGTCACAGTGCATAATCTGTACCTTGATAGGACAGTAACAAAGAGCTCTCCAAAGCTGGCATTTAacagaggaaaaaaagtaaagaatATCATACTACATATGAAGTGGCTGAGCGAACACTGCACTAAAAACTCAAATTCAGCAATTAGCTTTgatgttacatttttttttaaatggaaagagttggagaattttttttaaaaagtgagttaaAACACTGCTCAATTGCAGATGGGTTTTAACTGAAggagttctttaaaaaaagaacaaacaaaaaacaaacaaaaaaccccaaacctaaaaggaggagaaaaattcTGATGTGGATCCATAGCATTACCAACTTTAAATGTTCATACCTTTTAAATCACAAAGGAGAATTTCCTCACCAGCATTACCTTTCAGGGAGAGTTACAGAACAAGTCTGGTCGGAAATATCTAGACGTTGCTCATAACTTTCCAAAAAGGAAGGAAAGTTATGAGCAACTAAGAGAAGGATGAATTAGAATGAAAAGTGGAACTCAGCTTAAGTTCTAGTGCCCCCTTACATGACTGGCATGTATGATGTCTTCATAGAAGGAAAACTGAAGATGGGTAAAAAGTTGATAAGAATGAAAGAACAAAGAATTGACAAGATAAGGATTTGGGAAAGTCTGAAATGGCTGAAGAGAATGTAAACTTCCATACTTTGACATAGTTTCTGCAGACAGATCTTCAGGATTCCTAACTTTTGTTTCACCTGTgaagcaaaaaaacaaataaatcaaatCAAATTGAAGACAATATTAAAGCAGATTAAAAATCTTCAGAATCCTCAGGTGTTAAATAAGAGCAACTATGAGCCCAGATATAATAGTTGTTCTGTATATATTTACTCAATAATCATAACTGTGTTTCCATCACCTCTCAGTCATCTTGGATAATTAAAACGATAAGATTAATAAAAATGCTTGGTATTTTATTACACTGTAGTTCAGAGGTGGGAAACTATGCCCAAGTAAAGATCATATATGGCAATTTAAGACTGACGATCATTCCTAGGTTCCTATGAAGCAGGCTGCCTACACAGTCATCCTTTACCTGGTAGCTGAGCTCACTAAGACTACTGATCCCAGTCCGTATGGGGAAATCAAGTTGGAGCAGAATATTCAGGCATGTGGAATCTTCACTTCTATATAAACAGCAACCACTAGCTTTATTGTGGAATTACATGGGCTACATTCTTTTCATCCCCACCTTATCAAGTAGCAACATTTTGACTATTTCACAGGTATTTCTAGAAACTCAGTTTTTTGATGGAGTAATTCAGTTAAATCTAATTTaaatgcaaatgtaaaaaaaaataaataaatagaaatgtaCCAGAACATGAATTCAATTTTAAGTCTAATTACTTACCATGACTTCTGAGATCTAAAGCCACAGTCCTACACTGAATCCTGTTAATGATCGCAGACTGCAAGAGGGGACAAAGATATACAGCTTGAGAACTGCCACACCTCATTTAAGAAAGGGGCTCACAATATTAAATGAATCATTACAACAGACGCGAAAGCCAAGATGGTGTGTCTAAAAGAAACATCTGTCAGTGACACTGCTGAAGCAAGACTGGACATGGGGCACAGAGTAGCCATGAAGTCAGAGTTGAAGCAAGAATATTTAGTATGTGATCTTTAATTAGTAAATAAAAAAGCACCATCCTTTTCACCAATCAGTCAATTGATTACAGGATATTTGCCCCCTACCCCACTACATTCCATAACTCAGACAAATGAGAAATCAAATTTCTTAGGAGAAAAGTTTCAATCTCTACAACACCTCTAAAAACTGAAATGCAGCAATACCATTATATACACTGAAGTGATGCTTCCCCTTCCAAGCCCCCACATGTTCCAAAATTAGCACTGCCTCCACAGTAGGCAAGAAGATATAGCAGCTGCTTTACAGCAAAGGCTCAATTTGCTCTAAAAGAATGGAATTTTACAGTAACACTGAAATATACCAAATTGAGCGTTCTTGTCCTCTGGGTTACTAACAAAACGATGATGCTTTTTAAGTAACACCAGACTGCAATAAGATCACGCCTCATTACTTGTTTCTGCCATCTAAATTTACATAAGTTATTTCATGAATCATGGTGATTAAGTAGCATTCTGTGCTGAAAAAAAGGCTTCAAAAAATAGGATTCCGTGTTGGGAACTCAATCACTGAAATCACGTCCCAGTGGTAGAGGTGAAATCTGCTGAAAGGCTCTTAACAGAAGGAAGAGCAAGAGAGCACCATCTACTTGATAGGcacagactgaggcctggtctacactgcgcatataaaccaattttagcagcattaaaccgatttaacgctgcacccgtccacataacaaggccctttatatcgatattaagggctctttaaaccagtttctatactcctccctgacaagatgaatagcactgaaatcggtattaccatatcggattatggttagtgtggccgcaacttgacagtactggcctccgggcggtatcccacagtgcaccattgtgaccactctggacagcaatctgaactcggatgcagtggccaggtagacaggaaaagccctgcaaacttttgaatttcatttcctgtttgcccagcatggagctctgatcagcacaggtggcgatgcagtcccaaatccaaaaagagctccagcatggaccgtgcgggagatataggatctgatcgctgtatggggagacaaatctgttctatcagagctccgttacagaagataaaatgccaaagcatttgaaaaaaatctccaggctatgatacagagtccacagcacaatgcTATGTGACAaacataatggaaagccaaagaatcaaatggatgctcatggagggagggagggggtactgaggacttcagctatcccacactccccagcagtctccgaaaagtatttgcattcttggctgagctcccaatgcctgtagggtcaaatacattgtccggggtggttcaggtatagctcgttaatttacccccctcctgcccccatgaaagaaaagggaaaaaaatcgtttcttgactttttttcaatgtcaccctaggtctactgcatgctgctggtagacgcgatgttgcggcagtgaacagcagtatcctctcccctcccctccccagtggcagacggtacaatatgactgctatccgtcgtcattgtcagcccgtgagtgctcctggctggcctcaggtgaggtcggccaggggcacctgggtaaaaataggaatgactcccggtcattcccagtagagcggctggtaactgtcttcatcatagcaactggaggctgagctccatcagccccctccctttcatgtgtaaagaaaagattctgtactgcctggactatcacagcagcgggaggctacctccccctcatgttatctcactaacaagtcagtgtttcttattcctgcattctttattacctcatcacacaaatggggggacactgcaaaggtagcccaggagggttgggggagcagggaagcaacgggtggggttgttgcaggggcaacccccgtgaaaggcatgtagctcatcatttctgtgggatctgacatggagcggctgtgctctctggtacacttgcctcatattctaggcagggctgacttatttttagataccataaaggagggattgactcggggagtcattccgaTTTTTGTCTTTGcgaccccggccgacctcagctaggggcacccatgacagcagcagatggtacagaacaactgataagcGTCagctcatcaccaatttacaatggcatggcagacggtacagaacaactgataaccgtctctgctatcttgcaaaggcaaatgaatgctgctatgtagcactgcagtaccgcgtctgttagcaaaatccagtagacatacggtgacagtaaaaaaaaaagctgaacgggctccatggttaccgtgctacggcgtctgccaggacaatccagggaaaaagggcacaaaatgattgtctgtcgttgctttcacggaggaaggaatgagtgacgacatttacccagaatcacccgtgacactgtttttgcaccatcatgcattggggtctcaacccagaattccaatgggcggggaagactgtgggaactatgggatagctacaggatagctacccacagtgcaacactccagaaatcaacgctagcctcgaaCCATGGATGCACGTCACCGAATTAaaagtgcttagtgtggccgcgtgcactcgactttatacaatctgttttacaaaaccggtttatgtaaaatcggaataatcccatagcgtagacataccctgacagtTGCACCGACCCGATGTTTCAGAACTTACTATACGCAAGCCCAGGGAAAATACA contains:
- the PPME1 gene encoding protein phosphatase methylesterase 1 isoform X1; amino-acid sequence: MSTLEKHLHLGRLPPRPAVPGGGGQSSSKMRMGPGRKRDFSPVPWSQYFESMEDVVVENENGKETFRIYKSGSEGPVLLLLHGGGHSALSWAVFNSAIINRIQCRTVALDLRSHGETKVRNPEDLSAETMSKDVGNVVEAMYGDLPPPIMLIGHSMGGAIAVHTAASNLVPSLLGLCMIDVVEGTAMDALNSMQNFLRSRPKTFKSIENAIEWSVKSGQIRNLESARVSMVGQVKQCEDAASPEVPKAIVEGIIEEEEEEEEEEEDYEGRGSLNKRKKEDDTETKKEHLYTWRIELSKTEKYWDGWFRGLSNLFLSCSTPKLLLLAGVDRLDKDLTIGQMQGKFQMQVLPQCGHAVHEDAPDKVAEAVATFLIRHRFTEPIGGFQCVFPGC
- the PPME1 gene encoding protein phosphatase methylesterase 1 isoform X2, with amino-acid sequence MEDVVVENENGKETFRIYKSGSEGPVLLLLHGGGHSALSWAVFNSAIINRIQCRTVALDLRSHGETKVRNPEDLSAETMSKDVGNVVEAMYGDLPPPIMLIGHSMGGAIAVHTAASNLVPSLLGLCMIDVVEGTAMDALNSMQNFLRSRPKTFKSIENAIEWSVKSGQIRNLESARVSMVGQVKQCEDAASPEVPKAIVEGIIEEEEEEEEEEEDYEGRGSLNKRKKEDDTETKKEHLYTWRIELSKTEKYWDGWFRGLSNLFLSCSTPKLLLLAGVDRLDKDLTIGQMQGKFQMQVLPQCGHAVHEDAPDKVAEAVATFLIRHRFTEPIGGFQCVFPGC